One window from the genome of Bacillus rossius redtenbacheri isolate Brsri chromosome 12, Brsri_v3, whole genome shotgun sequence encodes:
- the LOC134537564 gene encoding cuticle protein 7-like: MTLSTVLLLCGLVAAARAGYAAYHQASPDYPDSYPQYAFSYAVQDPHTGDSKSQHETRDGDVVQGSYSLVEPDGSVRTVKYTADPVNGFNAVVEKSGVAAKPVLAPAPAPVYAPAPVYAAAPAYAPAPVYAAAPAAYAPEPAYAYAKAPAYYGHY, translated from the coding sequence GTGTTGCTGCTGTGCGGCCTGGTGGCCGCCGCGCGCGCGGGCTACGCCGCCTACCACCAGGCGTCGCCCGACTACCCGGACAGCTACCCGCAGTACGCCTTCTCCTACGCCGTCCAGGACCCGCACACGGGCGACTCCAAGTCGCAGCACGAGACCCGCGACGGAGACGTCGTCCAGGGCAGCTACAGCCTCGTCGAGCCGGACGGCAGCGTGCGCACCGTCAAGTACACCGCCGACCCCGTCAACGGCTTCAACGCCGTCGTGGAGAAGTCGGGCGTGGCGGCCAAGCCCGTGCTGGCGCCCGCCCCCGCCCCCGTCTACGCGCCGGCGCCGGTGtacgccgccgcccccgcctacGCGCCGGCGCCGGTGtacgccgccgcccccgccgcctacGCCCCTGAACCCGCGTACGCCTACGCCAAGGCGCCCGCCTACTACGGCCACTACTGA
- the LOC134537222 gene encoding cuticle protein 21-like, with protein sequence MGLVAVLFVVAAAAAASGGVVPVAAPAAALVRAEYPDARPQYQFAYSVEDALTGDSKAQEETRDGGVVRGSYSLIEPDGARRTVAYYADPVNGFNAVVQRDLPVAVPAKVVAPVVAPVVAPAPARILAAGPARLIAV encoded by the exons ATGGGTCTCGTCGCG GTGTTGTTCgtggtggcggcggcggcggcggcgagcGGCGGCGTGGTGCCCGTGGCCGCCCCGGCGGCGGCGCTGGTGCGGGCCGAGTACCCAGACGCCCGCCCGCAGTACCAGTTCGCGTACAGCGTGGAGGACGCGCTGACGGGCGACTCCAAGGCGCAGGAGGAGACGCGCGACGGCGGCGTGGTGCGCGGCAGCTACAGCCTCATCGAGCCGGACGGCGCGCGCCGCACGGTCGCCTACTACGCCGACCCCGTGAACGGCTTCAACGCCGTGGTGCAGCGCGACCTGCCCGTCGCCGTGCCGGCCAAGGTCGTGGCCCCCGTGGTGGCCCCTGTGGTAGCCCCGGCGCCGGCCAGGATCCTGGCGGCCGGCCCGGCGCGCCTCATCGCCGTCTAG